A genome region from Halosegnis longus includes the following:
- a CDS encoding phage major capsid protein, with the protein MSSQTPEELSVNFEDIDGTLSQPVLRSRVEEIVQETLHYREAFRPYDATGIQSNVVQMPVPKDEMGSPKIVGENSEFPRDQEHYELEVLEFDKYGFEVQLSMEAQADSQSNLVANQLDRQAEEMAEEMNRQAFLTIQNAIGDDVYSQDGAGSNGVMEFSDILAGREALMQRSYNPDLLIVDVPGVHDLMTADNFLDATDQQSSMRRSGSLGRTAGFDVMEADDGLNITGNDNPGAVMIDTNYFGWEGERTPITAEEYDEKRNQSDIYRLFNRMGWLATQSDAGVIIEG; encoded by the coding sequence ATGAGTTCACAGACCCCCGAAGAGCTGTCCGTCAACTTCGAAGACATCGACGGCACGCTCAGTCAGCCAGTCCTCCGCAGCCGTGTGGAGGAGATCGTTCAGGAAACCCTCCACTACCGTGAGGCCTTCCGGCCGTACGATGCGACCGGCATTCAGTCGAATGTCGTTCAGATGCCCGTCCCGAAGGACGAGATGGGCAGTCCGAAAATCGTCGGCGAGAATTCCGAGTTCCCGCGTGACCAGGAGCACTACGAGCTGGAAGTCCTCGAGTTCGACAAGTACGGCTTCGAGGTCCAGCTGTCGATGGAAGCGCAGGCGGACTCGCAGAGTAACCTCGTGGCCAACCAGCTTGACCGTCAGGCCGAAGAGATGGCCGAGGAGATGAATCGCCAGGCCTTCCTGACGATTCAGAACGCCATCGGCGACGATGTCTATTCCCAGGATGGTGCCGGCTCGAACGGCGTCATGGAGTTCTCGGACATCCTCGCTGGTCGTGAAGCGCTCATGCAGCGTAGCTACAACCCGGACCTCCTCATCGTCGACGTTCCGGGTGTCCACGACCTCATGACGGCCGACAACTTCCTCGATGCGACTGACCAGCAGTCCTCGATGCGTCGGTCCGGCTCGCTCGGTCGGACGGCCGGATTCGATGTGATGGAGGCCGACGACGGTCTCAACATCACCGGCAACGACAACCCGGGCGCGGTCATGATCGACACGAACTACTTCGGCTGGGAGGGCGAGCGGACGCCCATCACGGCCGAGGAGTACGACGAGAAGCGCAACCAGTCGGACATCTACCGCCTGTTCAACCGCATGGGCTGGCTCGCAACCCAGTCCGATGCTGGTGTCATCATCGAAGGGTAG
- a CDS encoding baseplate J/gp47 family protein, which translates to MSLFTPRSVQQIKAEYEDDLTSRIDRLTDFDDASFDASWIEAHARQVHKTEVRALAVQLSGFVDYAGYSDFTEAQLEDLGITTVDPEQLNDLMDDQALDELAKTVSVTREPGTKATGTVTFEVTSDEATIPEGYEIGTQPDPVTGEYLSFYVDADGDGEISPDSEAGVTPGSGNDTVTVDVIAAEIGATYNVGAGAVSYLPAPVPGVRRTEDSSNMTGGTDIQSNESLREDIKGAVPQSTGGGTRAGIIGYIESGADENVDVKTDEFTDSAPSYVDVVVNGGDTELIKELIDESHSLGVRHNLVRPIGIRLGVMVDVVGRGTDTADLELTTIDYIDDLDLGGTFSQSTYTGELLRAGPNITSVPTTTTYITNVETESFTHTSGETYTPEFAPFGVVNGEEHQYSSSKTTYKTFFDELNAASVTVSAIVDDSRVTLSGGGTDFTVEDTDGDGANDAIVLTGTTDPDPGTLLTIDYEHTDFGVVSLSDGSQTYEAGTDFDLVDTNGDGLAETLDFSQYSTIDDGTELTLKYAANRTFLGDFRASVRQVFRPDADNINVSTGVNNGN; encoded by the coding sequence ATGAGCCTGTTTACCCCCAGATCCGTCCAACAGATCAAAGCAGAGTACGAAGATGACCTTACCAGCCGGATCGACCGTCTGACCGACTTCGATGATGCCAGCTTCGACGCAAGCTGGATCGAAGCACACGCACGCCAAGTCCACAAGACCGAGGTCCGAGCACTGGCTGTCCAACTCTCTGGCTTCGTCGACTACGCTGGGTACAGTGACTTCACAGAGGCACAGCTCGAAGATCTTGGAATCACCACCGTCGATCCCGAGCAGCTGAACGACCTGATGGACGATCAGGCACTCGATGAGCTCGCCAAGACCGTCTCCGTGACCCGTGAGCCAGGGACGAAAGCGACCGGGACTGTCACCTTCGAGGTTACGTCAGATGAAGCGACTATCCCCGAAGGATACGAGATCGGGACGCAGCCAGATCCAGTCACTGGCGAGTATCTCTCCTTCTACGTTGACGCCGATGGAGACGGTGAGATCAGCCCGGATTCCGAAGCCGGCGTTACGCCTGGGTCAGGTAACGATACGGTGACTGTCGACGTCATCGCAGCAGAGATTGGTGCCACGTACAATGTTGGTGCAGGTGCCGTCTCGTATCTTCCTGCACCTGTTCCCGGTGTCCGTCGAACTGAAGATTCGAGTAACATGACTGGTGGGACAGATATCCAGTCCAACGAGAGCCTTCGTGAGGATATCAAGGGCGCTGTCCCACAATCGACTGGCGGGGGAACGCGGGCAGGGATCATCGGATACATCGAATCAGGTGCAGATGAGAATGTCGACGTGAAGACAGACGAATTCACTGACTCTGCACCATCGTATGTCGACGTTGTCGTCAACGGTGGCGATACTGAACTGATCAAAGAGCTGATCGACGAGTCACACTCACTCGGCGTTCGACATAACCTCGTCCGCCCGATCGGGATTCGGCTTGGGGTGATGGTCGACGTTGTTGGGCGAGGCACAGATACAGCTGATCTCGAACTGACTACGATCGACTATATCGACGATCTCGATCTCGGTGGGACGTTCTCACAGTCAACCTACACTGGAGAGCTCCTCCGTGCCGGGCCGAATATCACGTCCGTTCCGACGACAACAACGTACATCACGAACGTCGAGACGGAGTCGTTCACCCACACGAGTGGCGAGACATACACGCCTGAATTCGCACCGTTCGGTGTCGTCAACGGTGAAGAACACCAGTACAGTAGCTCGAAGACGACCTACAAGACGTTCTTCGATGAGCTCAATGCAGCGTCAGTGACGGTGAGTGCGATCGTCGACGACTCTCGTGTGACACTCTCCGGTGGAGGCACAGATTTCACTGTCGAAGATACGGACGGCGATGGAGCCAACGATGCAATTGTGCTGACCGGAACCACCGATCCCGATCCAGGGACGCTTCTCACAATCGATTACGAGCACACCGACTTCGGTGTCGTTAGTCTCAGCGATGGGTCACAGACGTACGAGGCGGGGACGGACTTCGATCTGGTAGACACGAATGGTGACGGGCTCGCTGAAACGCTGGACTTCTCGCAGTACAGCACGATCGACGATGGGACAGAGTTGACGCTCAAATATGCTGCAAACCGGACGTTCCTCGGCGACTTCCGTGCATCGGTTCGACAGGTCTTCCGACCAGATGCAGACAATATCAACGTGAGCACTGGAGTCAATAATGGTAACTGA
- a CDS encoding PD-(D/E)XK nuclease family protein, protein MMPKSEGFKNWVARTDEEDRDWKKFYTSNRGTLVHYGCLNPFSKEELWSEDEQQSRDELKGNRTSNRTGMTGGADVWADYKQDRDWCIDTWEFIRDIWGIYDENDPEDISVIDVEVFSANRDVGFAGQFDLLYHDREADETVLADLKTSKYIYEKHKLQLAAYAHAIPMVVDRAEVIRMNPEKADWSVSCSNDWDRSLDELYEEFTGYRDELSEEHEEEMLEAIEAQVASGAAVTES, encoded by the coding sequence ATGATGCCCAAGTCGGAAGGGTTCAAGAACTGGGTCGCCCGGACAGATGAAGAAGACCGTGACTGGAAGAAGTTCTACACGTCGAATCGTGGGACACTCGTCCACTATGGCTGTCTGAATCCATTCTCGAAAGAGGAGCTCTGGTCCGAGGATGAACAGCAATCTCGCGATGAGCTGAAAGGGAATCGAACATCCAACCGGACCGGGATGACTGGTGGGGCTGACGTGTGGGCCGACTACAAGCAAGATCGTGACTGGTGTATCGACACCTGGGAATTCATCCGTGACATCTGGGGGATCTACGACGAGAACGACCCAGAGGACATCTCGGTCATCGACGTGGAAGTCTTCTCGGCAAACCGTGATGTCGGGTTCGCTGGCCAGTTCGATCTCCTGTATCACGATCGCGAGGCCGACGAGACCGTGCTCGCCGACCTGAAGACGAGCAAGTACATCTACGAGAAGCATAAGCTCCAGCTGGCTGCCTACGCGCATGCCATCCCGATGGTGGTCGACCGGGCCGAGGTCATCCGGATGAATCCGGAGAAGGCCGACTGGTCAGTGTCGTGCAGCAACGACTGGGATCGCTCGCTCGATGAGCTCTACGAGGAGTTCACTGGCTACCGAGACGAACTCTCCGAAGAACACGAGGAGGAGATGCTGGAGGCGATCGAAGCACAGGTGGCGAGTGGTGCTGCTGTCACCGAGTCATAG
- a CDS encoding helix-hairpin-helix domain-containing protein, which translates to MADLTDVEHITTEHAATLREEHDIESVGDLARASQSTVQELSGIGPAKSEDILLASTELMSEETSELADTDDADADVGETTADTADGDTDGPQSFEIELDIVARAMPFALQAVIDRYESAVSTNELTVYDQLTGLVSGFTDAYDGEGVGDDETITVTLSVTMDELNLLNQAFSAKARELRSSRGTNEFTGDIKNVLSQIGEHREANWGN; encoded by the coding sequence ATGGCTGACCTAACAGACGTCGAGCACATCACCACCGAACACGCAGCGACGCTTCGCGAGGAGCACGACATCGAGTCGGTCGGCGACTTGGCACGAGCAAGCCAGAGTACGGTCCAGGAGCTGTCGGGAATCGGCCCGGCGAAGAGTGAAGACATTCTCCTAGCGAGCACGGAGCTCATGTCCGAGGAGACGAGCGAGCTGGCCGACACAGACGATGCCGACGCGGATGTGGGCGAGACTACGGCAGACACTGCGGACGGCGACACAGACGGTCCACAGTCGTTCGAGATCGAGCTCGATATCGTTGCACGTGCCATGCCGTTCGCACTCCAGGCTGTGATCGACCGCTACGAGTCTGCCGTGTCGACCAACGAGCTCACAGTGTACGACCAACTGACAGGGCTGGTGTCCGGCTTCACCGACGCCTACGATGGAGAGGGCGTTGGCGACGATGAAACGATCACGGTCACGCTCTCCGTGACGATGGACGAACTGAACCTGCTCAACCAGGCCTTCTCGGCGAAAGCGCGTGAACTCCGTAGCTCCCGAGGAACCAACGAATTCACGGGCGACATCAAGAACGTGCTTTCACAGATCGGTGAGCACCGGGAGGCCAACTGGGGGAACTGA